A single genomic interval of Helicoverpa armigera isolate CAAS_96S chromosome 22, ASM3070526v1, whole genome shotgun sequence harbors:
- the LOC110375614 gene encoding phospholipase A2 has translation MLKVILLSCLLTLFFDSHNCWIINDINIKMLSRSAMNNDVLEDQLVDETTISQKNINLIYPGTKWCGAGNIADNYDDLGTEREADICCRDHDNCPDTIPGGQTKYNLTNEVFYTRLSCKCDNKFLKCLRSAKTKTAKYIGMIYFNALQTKCFRNDYPVTECKKRGGWLNSKCLEYSYDKTGEKKYQWFEVPDF, from the exons ATGTTGAAAGTGATTCTACTATCCTGTCTCTTAACTCTGTTTTTCGACTCTCATAACTGCTGGATCATAaacgatataaatataaaaatgttatcgaGAAGTGCTATGAACAACGATGTTCTTGAAGATCAATTAGTCGACGAAACTACCATATCAcagaaaaatatcaatttgaTTTATCCCG GAACGAAATGGTGTGGCGCCGGCAATATAGCAGATAATTATGATGACTTAGGGACTGAAAGAGAAGCAGATATATGTTGCCGGGACCATGACAACTGTCCTGACACCATACCTGGAGGGCAAACCAAGTATAATCTGACTAACGAAGTGTTTTATACCAG ATTGAGTTGCAAATGCGATAACAAATTCCTGAAATGTTTGCGATCAGCTAAAACGAAGACTGCTAAATACATCGGAATGATATACTTCAACGCATTGCAAACTAAATGCTTCAGGAACGACTATCCAGTTACCGAGTGCAAGAAACGAGGAGG ATGGCTCAACTCAAAATGTTTGGAATACTCTTACGATAAAACCGGTGAAAAGAAATACCAATGGTTTGAAGTGCCAGACTTTTAA
- the LOC110375609 gene encoding N-chimaerin, which translates to MENLKNIWKPELYRIQMEAPKPKRMVCDNLDDRPEFYGREYHGVMSHKEATSILENEPDGAFLIRKGSQGNDFFTLTLKFDGKIHHYKLYYDGSHYIGAKRYDTIYDLVADGLVTCHMELKAHHIFEMINSRASYPESPYVTLNRRKLNTLSRMQQASNNTSPIITKKTENKVTIDEDGMKKPPFDLTPSIEDNPLVVKYSKSHSFKVHTFKGLNWCELCANFLWGFTAQGVKCEDCGFIAHSKCSERVPNHCVPDLKKLRGVFGIDLTTLLNAHSSTLPFVVKKCVNEIEERGMDSEGIYRVSGFADEIEALKLAFDKDGEAADLSVYSNINVVAGTLKLYLRLLPVPLITYEVHPKLVQAIQAKTQAQQISLLRECLDCLPPAHFNCLQYMVQHLHRVSQLSDVNKMSAHNLSTVFAPTLVATPPAITDLAFEIRALQVLIENCPQIYYGNK; encoded by the exons ATGGAAAACCTGAAAAACATTTGGAAACCGGAAT TGTATCGAATACAAATGGAAGCTCCGAAGCCAAAACGAATGGTTTGTGATAATTTGGACGATAGACCGGAGTTCTACGGGCGAGAATACCACGGTGTAATGAGTCATAAGGAAGCCACTTCAATTCTTGAAAACGAACCCGATGGTGCCTTTCTAATAAGAAAAGGCAGTCAGGGCAACGATTTCTTTACGTTAActctaaa atttgaTGGCAAAATTCATCACTATAAACTGTACTACGATGGGTCACATTACATAGGTGCTAAACGCTATGACACTATCTATGACTTGGTGGCGGATGGGCTGGTCACGTGCCACATGGAACTGAAAGCTCATCATATCTTTGAGATGATCAACTCTAGAGCAAGCTACCCTGAAAGTCCGTATGTTACGCTAAACAGACGGAAGTTAAACACACTTTCTAGGATGCAACA GGCTTCAAACAACACCAGCCCAATTATAACCAAAAAGACTGAAAACAAAGTGACCATAGACGAAGATGGAATGAAGAAGCCTCCTTTTGATCTCACACCATCCATAGAGGACAATCCTCTAGTGGTGAAATACTCTAAATCACATAGTTTTAAAGTACACACGTTTAAAGGCCTGAATTGGTGTGAATTGTGTGCGAATTTCCTGTGGGGATTCACTGCTCAAGGAGTGAAATGTGAAG ATTGCGGATTCATAGCCCACTCAAAATGTTCGGAGCGCGTTCCGAATCACTGCGTGCCTGACTTAAAGAAACTCCGTGGAGTTTTCGGCATAGATTTGACGACGCTTCTGAACGCACACTCGAGCACTTTGCCGTTCGTGGTTAAGAAGTGTGTGAACGAAATAGAAGAGAGAGGAATGGACTCTGAAGGGATATATAGGGTGTCAGGGTTTGCTGATGAGATTGAGGCTTTGAAATTAGCTTTTGATAAAG ACGGTGAAGCAGCAGATCTCAGCGTGTACAGTAATATCAACGTAGTGGCCGGTACGCTCAAGCTGTACTTGCGTCTTCTCCCGGTGCCGCTCATTACGTACGAAGTACATCCCAAGCTGGTGCAGGCTATAC AAGCCAAAACGCAAGCGCAGCAAATATCTTTGCTCCGAGAATGTCTGGACTGCTTACCGCCGGCGCACTTCAACTGTTTGCAGTACATGGTGCAACATTTACACAG AGTATCTCAACTATCCGACGTGAACAAGATGAGTGCGCACAACTTGAGCACAGTTTTCGCGCCAACTCTAGTCGCCACGCCGCCCGCCATCACTGACCTCGCCTTCGAAATACGAGCCCTACAGGTGCTTATAGAAAACTGCCCGCAAATATATTACGGTAATAAATAA
- the LOC110375625 gene encoding N-glycosylase/DNA lyase isoform X1, with protein MTWNKLICNIRELQLVGTLSGGQSFRWTHNKENDEWIGVYSKTVWKLRENDDGLQYQVIGSLLNNSKSQSKSKNKKVNVDFKKLLEDYFRLDTNLGIYYKEWSAKDELFEKACQQFYGIRMLRQEPVENLFSFICSQNNHISRISTMVEKLCTHYGEKICEYEGETYYAFPEVDKLAHNGVESELRNLGFGYRAKFIHKSASQIVEWGGVDWFNSLQDMKYKDAKVELMKLYGIGPKVADCICLMSLNHLEALPVDTHVYQIAAQNYLPHLRGKKNVTDKMYTEIGDHFRSLYGDMAGWAHTVLFCADLKKFQQSDTDTNDTGKPKKKRKKL; from the exons ATGACTTGGAACAAATTAATCTGTAACATTCGGGAGTTACAGTTGGTGGGAACATTATCAGGAGGACAAAGTTTCAG ATGGACTCACaataaagaaaatgatgaaTGGATAGGCGTTTACTCAAAAACAGTATGGAAACTGCGGGAAAATGATGATGGTCTACAATATCAAGTCATAGGCTCTTTGCTCAATAACTCAAAAAGTCAATCaaagagtaaaaataaaaaagttaatgtggattttaaaaagttactTGAAGATTATTTCAGGCTAGACACAAATTTAGGGATTTATTATAAGGAGTGGTCTGCAAAAGATGAGTTGTTTGAAAAGGCTTGTCAACAGTTCTATGGTATTAGAATGTTGAGGCAAGAGCCTGTGGAGAATTTATTCTCTTTTATTTGTAGTCAGAATAATCACATATCCag GATATCTACAATGGTAGAAAAACTATGCACACACTATGGAGAGAAAATATGTGAATATGAAGGGGAGACATACTATGCTTTCCCAGAGGTTGATAAACTAGCTCATAATGgg GTGGAATCAGAACTCAGAAACCTAGGCTTTGGATACCGAGCTAAGTTTATACATAAGTCTGCGTCTCAGATAGTTGAGTGGGGTGGTGTGGATTGGTTCAACAGTCTCCAAGATATGAAGTACAAAGACGCTAAGGTGGAGCTCATGAAATTATATGGTATTGGACCTAAG GTAGCGGACTGCATATGCTTAATGTCGCTAAACCACCTGGAAGCGTTACCAGTAGACACTCATGTGTACCAGATAGCCGCACAGAATTACCTCCCACATTTGAGAGGCAAGAAGAATGTCACCGACAAGATGTACACAGAGATTGGAGACCATTTCAGGAGTTTATATGGAGATATGGCGGGGTGGGCTCATACT GTCCTATTTTGTGCAGACCTTAAGAAATTCCAAcagagtgatacagataccaaCGACACTGGCAAACCGAAGAAAAAGCGGAAAAAACTGTGA
- the LOC110375625 gene encoding N-glycosylase/DNA lyase isoform X2 produces MTWNKLICNIRELQLVGTLSGGQSFRWTHNKENDEWIGVYSKTVWKLRENDDGLQYQVIGSLLNNSKSQSKSKNKKVNVDFKKLLEDYFRLDTNLGIYYKEWSAKDELFEKACQQFYGIRMLRQEPVENLFSFICSQNNHISRISTMVEKLCTHYGEKICEYEGETYYAFPEVDKLAHNGVESELRNLGFGYRAKFIHKSASQIVEWGGVDWFNSLQDMKYKDAKVELMKLYGIGPKVADCICLMSLNHLEALPVDTHVYQIAAQNYLPHLRGKKNVTDKMYTEIGDHFRSLYGDMAGWAHTVLFCADLKKFQQSDTDTNDTGKPKKKRKKL; encoded by the exons ATGACTTGGAACAAATTAATCTGTAACATTCGGGAGTTACAGTTGGTGGGAACATTATCAGGAGGACAAAGTTTCAG ATGGACTCACaataaagaaaatgatgaaTGGATAGGCGTTTACTCAAAAACAGTATGGAAACTGCGGGAAAATGATGATGGTCTACAATATCAAGTCATAGGCTCTTTGCTCAATAACTCAAAAAGTCAATCaaagagtaaaaataaaaaagttaatgtggattttaaaaagttactTGAAGATTATTTCAGGCTAGACACAAATTTAGGGATTTATTATAAGGAGTGGTCTGCAAAAGATGAGTTGTTTGAAAAGGCTTGTCAACAGTTCTATGGTATTAGAATGTTGAGGCAAGAGCCTGTGGAGAATTTATTCTCTTTTATTTGTAGTCAGAATAATCACATATCCag GATATCTACAATGGTAGAAAAACTATGCACACACTATGGAGAGAAAATATGTGAATATGAAGGGGAGACATACTATGCTTTCCCAGAGGTTGATAAACTAGCTCATAATGgg GTGGAATCAGAACTCAGAAACCTAGGCTTTGGATACCGAGCTAAGTTTATACATAAGTCTGCGTCTCAGATAGTTGAGTGGGGTGGTGTGGATTGGTTCAACAGTCTCCAAGATATGAAGTACAAAGACGCTAAGGTGGAGCTCATGAAATTATATGGTATTGGACCTAAGGTTG CGGACTGCATATGCTTAATGTCGCTAAACCACCTGGAAGCGTTACCAGTAGACACTCATGTGTACCAGATAGCCGCACAGAATTACCTCCCACATTTGAGAGGCAAGAAGAATGTCACCGACAAGATGTACACAGAGATTGGAGACCATTTCAGGAGTTTATATGGAGATATGGCGGGGTGGGCTCATACT GTCCTATTTTGTGCAGACCTTAAGAAATTCCAAcagagtgatacagataccaaCGACACTGGCAAACCGAAGAAAAAGCGGAAAAAACTGTGA